The Allocatelliglobosispora scoriae genome contains a region encoding:
- the gcvT gene encoding glycine cleavage system aminomethyltransferase GcvT, which produces MTEAYTALLESPLHARHIALGAKFAPFGGWQMPIEYAGGGVIREHTATRESVGIFDVSHLGKARLTGSGAAAYVNACLTNDLDRIKPGKAQYTLCCDDATGGVVDDIIAYLHSDDHVFLIPNAANTTRVVELLQAGAPEGITITNEHRDYAVLAIQGPKSAELLTLLGLPVDHEYMSFETATLGGVELTVCRTGYTGEHGYELVVPSADALAVWDALFSTGIEARACGLGARDTLRTEMGYPLHGQDLSLDITPVQARSGWAVGWSKPAFWGRDVLLAEKAAGPRRSLRGLVATDRGIPRAHMTVYRGDEVVGEITSGTFSPTRKAGIALALLDTAAELAEGDTVEVDVRGRRSAMTVTKPPFVSTSVK; this is translated from the coding sequence ATGACTGAGGCATATACGGCTCTTCTGGAGTCACCGCTGCACGCTCGGCATATTGCCCTTGGTGCGAAGTTTGCCCCGTTCGGTGGGTGGCAAATGCCCATCGAGTATGCCGGTGGTGGCGTGATCCGCGAGCACACGGCAACCCGGGAAAGTGTCGGAATCTTCGATGTCTCCCACCTCGGCAAGGCCCGCCTCACCGGATCCGGTGCCGCGGCCTACGTCAATGCGTGCCTCACGAACGACCTCGACCGGATCAAACCGGGCAAGGCGCAATACACGCTCTGCTGCGATGACGCCACCGGCGGTGTGGTCGATGACATCATCGCCTATCTGCACAGCGACGACCATGTCTTCCTGATCCCCAACGCGGCGAACACCACCCGCGTGGTGGAGCTGCTCCAGGCCGGTGCGCCCGAGGGGATCACGATCACCAACGAGCACCGCGACTACGCGGTCCTCGCGATCCAGGGTCCCAAGTCGGCGGAGCTGCTCACGCTGCTCGGCCTGCCGGTGGACCATGAGTACATGAGCTTCGAGACCGCGACGCTGGGCGGGGTCGAGCTGACCGTCTGCCGCACCGGCTACACCGGCGAGCACGGCTACGAGCTGGTCGTCCCGTCCGCCGACGCGCTCGCGGTCTGGGATGCCCTCTTCAGCACGGGGATCGAGGCGCGGGCGTGTGGGCTCGGTGCTCGGGACACGCTGCGGACCGAGATGGGCTACCCGCTGCACGGCCAGGACCTCTCCCTCGACATCACGCCCGTCCAGGCCCGCTCCGGCTGGGCCGTCGGCTGGTCCAAGCCCGCCTTCTGGGGCCGCGACGTGCTGCTGGCGGAGAAGGCCGCCGGTCCGCGCCGCTCGCTGCGCGGGCTCGTCGCCACCGACCGGGGCATCCCGCGCGCCCACATGACCGTCTACCGCGGCGACGAGGTCGTCGGCGAGATCACCTCGGGCACCTTCTCGCCGACCCGCAAGGCCGGCATCGCGCTCGCCCTGCTCGACACGGCGGCCGAGCTCGCCGAGGGCGACACCGTCGAGGTCGACGTCCGCGGTCGCCGCTCGGCCATGACCGTCACCAAGCCCCCGTTCGTGAGCACCTCGGTCAAGTAG
- a CDS encoding leucyl aminopeptidase, whose translation MTTSAATLSLFDTDPAELAVDAVVIGVHSPGDSDGKPGDLLLASGAESIAAAFEGRLSATLSLLGATGSVGEVTKLATLGAVTAPLVVAVGLGPEPTGAAPATETLRRAAGNVIRALAGCERVAFALPLSDDEAEPVTPALRALTEGALLGGYRFFGYKSQPAKGLRAPVGAVAVLVSDAADTDAQAELTRAAIVGAAVARTRDWVNVPANQLTPPVFADQVAAAAREAGLDVEVLDEKALREGGYGGIIAVGDGSEAKPRLVRLHYKPENAGTRVALIGKGITFDTGGVSIKPAQGMWEMKSDMSGAAAVASTMIAISALKPAVEVVAYIPMAENMLSGTAYRPGDVVTMRNGKRVEVLNTDAEGRMILGDAMARACEDNPAYLLETSTLTGGQVIALGKKISGLMGTESLTARIKAAGDEVGEPGWPMPLPDEIRKTMESDVADILQVSAGMERSGHMLQGGIFLREFVADGVDWAHIDIAGPSFNSGEASGYLTKGGTGVPVRTLIAMVEDIAANG comes from the coding sequence GTGACCACCTCCGCAGCAACCCTGAGCCTGTTCGACACCGACCCCGCGGAACTCGCGGTCGACGCAGTGGTGATCGGCGTGCACAGCCCCGGCGATTCCGACGGCAAGCCAGGTGATCTGCTGCTCGCTTCGGGGGCGGAGAGCATCGCGGCTGCCTTCGAAGGCAGGCTGAGCGCCACGCTGAGCCTGCTCGGCGCCACCGGCAGCGTCGGCGAGGTCACCAAACTCGCCACGCTCGGCGCCGTCACCGCACCGCTCGTCGTCGCCGTCGGCCTCGGGCCGGAACCCACCGGCGCCGCCCCCGCCACCGAGACCCTCCGCCGCGCCGCCGGCAACGTCATCCGGGCCCTCGCCGGGTGCGAGCGCGTCGCCTTCGCCCTGCCCCTCTCCGACGACGAGGCCGAGCCGGTCACCCCGGCCCTGCGCGCACTCACCGAGGGGGCGCTGCTCGGCGGCTACCGCTTCTTCGGCTACAAGTCACAGCCCGCCAAGGGGCTGCGGGCCCCGGTCGGCGCCGTCGCCGTCCTCGTCTCCGACGCCGCCGACACCGACGCGCAGGCCGAGCTGACCCGTGCGGCGATCGTGGGCGCGGCGGTCGCGCGTACTCGCGACTGGGTCAACGTGCCCGCCAACCAGCTCACCCCGCCGGTCTTCGCCGACCAGGTCGCGGCCGCCGCCCGCGAGGCCGGCCTCGACGTCGAGGTCCTCGACGAGAAGGCGCTCCGCGAGGGCGGTTACGGCGGCATCATCGCCGTCGGCGACGGCTCGGAGGCAAAACCTCGGCTGGTACGCCTGCACTACAAGCCCGAGAACGCCGGCACCCGGGTGGCGCTGATCGGCAAGGGCATCACCTTCGACACCGGTGGCGTCTCGATCAAGCCCGCTCAGGGCATGTGGGAGATGAAGTCGGACATGTCGGGTGCTGCCGCGGTGGCGTCCACCATGATCGCGATCAGCGCGCTGAAGCCCGCCGTCGAGGTCGTCGCCTACATCCCGATGGCGGAGAACATGCTCTCCGGCACGGCGTACCGGCCGGGTGACGTGGTCACCATGCGCAACGGCAAGCGGGTCGAGGTGCTCAACACCGACGCCGAGGGCCGCATGATCCTCGGCGACGCGATGGCCCGCGCCTGCGAGGACAACCCGGCCTACCTGCTGGAGACCTCCACGCTCACCGGCGGCCAGGTGATCGCACTCGGCAAGAAGATCTCCGGGCTGATGGGCACCGAGTCCCTGACCGCCCGGATCAAGGCGGCGGGTGACGAGGTCGGCGAGCCCGGCTGGCCGATGCCGCTGCCCGACGAGATCCGCAAGACGATGGAGTCCGACGTCGCCGACATCCTGCAGGTCAGCGCAGGCATGGAGCGGTCGGGCCACATGCTGCAGGGCGGCATCTTCCTGCGCGAGTTCGTGGCCGACGGCGTCGACTGGGCGCACATCGACATCGCCGGGCCCTCCTTCAACTCGGGCGAGGCGAGCGGGTACCTGACGAAGGGCGGCACCGGGGTGCCCGTACGGACCCTGATCGCCATGGTGGAGGACATCGCCGCCAACGGATAG